Proteins co-encoded in one Cydia splendana chromosome 11, ilCydSple1.2, whole genome shotgun sequence genomic window:
- the LOC134794858 gene encoding hamartin: MLGACSAGEVFALLEGGGAGGGSALLALYGAVREPWLTRALLAYHARTGSARAVELLARAPEPHAKHLLDALHEQLRDPAVRRSALLALAPLLARRPAWLHRLQPPHPLPRELLRAARTEREALPLLYALMALAALLPAAPALAATLAPELADVLLRPAQLEPAPPAPARDHLLLAQLALFRALYATHPVTLLEALRAEHAAASAATRDAWQRGLAPLLASVRLHPALVTGSRAREADAGRWARLEWHDVVAETRRLSLTPRERQDERERPAQPPPAPAAPASPAPGCGAHAARAASALRPGTDPWFPLAERCGADSAPHTPLPAEADAGEPPEAAVEATPENTPAKETRERFRFPAESSAVRAIGRRSQPPSPLRKETSPLGGAGPGAGDAYAGRLTRMALDRAALEAEGGGRASATQRRGPDSPVPFGGGPPPAGAPLARPEPRGPGAPDAEPLNVEDREVLELTARARAEDAWADSESAPPAAALARALDPRRGLLRPPARTRAAGAPPPRRPASCGPGPPQRSTEVAVQTVDAWPEPYEFIIADFYRNLPDDFSKEGPEPASPCERLDKYLSSLYSGSGAGSGEERRGEAAEQLALLHAQLLYERWRREAHAERNRRLLGRCRQVRALELQNQALREHARAAQRERDTLRARLQREPPPPPPPLRPDHEARLEAALAEERAARARAEAALREAEAARAHDHAELQRARGEAFESARHVEALARGALAAERRAEHVRRLRRELLVLSEREARLTAAAQAALKERQAHAGAGDERAARAAAERLAAAKAEAETATARAEAATARAAELEAALAARDAVVAELKRAARSAAEEGAARLDALQDKYASLLRVLRASELRRLARLAGESVRASPLPSPAGVAVSLADCSRVRRLLEEEEPRDS, translated from the exons ATGCTGGGCGCGTGCTCGGCGGGCGAGGTGTTCGCCCTGCTGGagggcggcggcgcgggcggcgggtCCGCGCTGCTCGCGCTGTACGGCGCCGTGCGCGAGCCCTGGCTCACGCGGGCGCTGCTCGCCTACCACGCTCGCACCGGCTCCGCCCGCGCCGTGGAGCTGCTCGCGCGCGCGCCCGAGCCGCACGCCAAGCACCTGCTCGACGCGCTGCACGAGCAGCTGCGCGACCCCGCCGTGCGCCGCTCCGCCCTGCTCGCGCTGGCCCCGCTGCTCGCGCGCCGCCCCGCCTGGCTGCACCGCCTGCAGCCGCCGCACCCGCTGCCGAGGGAGCTGCTGCGCGCCGCGCGCACCGAGCGCGAGGCTCTGCCGCTGCTGTACGCGCTCATGGCGCTGGCCGCGCTGCtgcccgccgcgcccgcccTGGCGGCCACGTTGGCGCCCGAGCTCGCCGACGTGCTGCTGCGGCCCGCGCAGCTGGAGCCCGCGCCGCCTGCGCCCGCGCGCGACCATCTGCTCTTAGCGCAGCTGGCGCTCTTCCGCGCGCTGTACGCCACGCATCCCGTCACTCTGCTGGAGGCGCTGCGCGCGGAGCACGCGGCCGCGTCCGCCGCCACGCGCGACGCCTGGCAGCGCGGGCTGGCGCCGCTGCTGGCCTCCGTGCGCCTGCACCCGGCGCTCGTCACGGGCAGCCGCGCACGCGAGGCCGACGCCGGCCGCTGGGCGCGCCTCGAGTGGCACGACGTCGTGGCCGAGACGCGCCGTCTGTCGCTCACGCCGCGCGAGCGCCAGGACGAGCGCGAGCGACCCGCGcagccgccgcccgcgcccgccgcgcccgcgTCGCCCGCGCCGGGCTGCGGGGCGCACGCCGCCCGAGCGGCGTCGGCGCTGCGCCCCGGCACGGACCCGTGGTTCCCGCTGGCGGAGCGCTGCGGCGCGGACTCGGCGCCGCACACGCCGCTGCCGGCCGAGGCGGACGCGGGCGAACCGCCGGAGGCCGCGGTGGAGGCGACGCCGGAGAACACGCCCGCGAAGGAGACGCGCGAGCGGTTCCGCTTCCCGGCGGAGTCGAGCGCCGTGCGCGCCATCGGGCGCCGCTCGCAGCCGCCGTCGCCGCTGCGCAAGGAGACGTCGCCGCTGGGCGGCGCGGGCCCGGGCGCCGGCGACGCGTACGCGGGCCGGCTGACGCGGATGGCGCTGGACCGCGCGGCGCTGGAGGCCGAGGGCGGCGGACGCGCGAGCGCCACGCAGCGGCGCGGGCCGGACTCGCCGGTGCCGTTCGGAGGGGGACCGCCGCCGGCGGGGGCGCCGCTGGCGCGGCCGGAGCCGCGCGGGCCGGGCGCGCCGGACGCGGAGCCGCTGAACGTGGAGGACCGCGAGGTGCTGGAGCTGACGGCGCGGGCGCGCGCCGAGGACGCGTGGGCGGACAGCGAGTCGGCGCCGCCGGCCGCGGCGCTGGCTCGCGCGCTGGACCCGCGGCGCGGGCTGCTGCGGCCGCCCGCCCGCACCCGCGCCGCGGgcgccccgccgccgcgccgccccgcCTCGTGCGGCCCGGGCCCGCCCCAGCGCTCCACGGAGGTCGCCGTGCAGACGGTGGACGCGTGGCCGGAACCCTACGAGTTCATCATTGCCGATTTCTATAGAAATCTTCCCGACGATTTTTCAAAAGAG GGCCCGGAGCCTGCGTCGCCGTGCGAGCGCCTGGACAAGTACCTGTCGTCGCTGTACTCGGGCTCCGGCGCGGGCTCGGGGGAGGAGCGGCGCGGGGAGGCGGCCGAGCAGCTGGCGCTGCTGCACGCGCAGCTGCTGTACGAGCGCTGGCGCCGCGAGGCGCACGCCGAGCGCAACCGCCGCCTGCTGGGCCGCTGCCGACAG GTGCGCGCGCTCGAGTTACAGAATCAAGCGTTGAGGGAGCACGCGCGCGCCGCCCAGCGCGAGCGCGACACCCTGCGCGCGCGGCTGCAGCGcgagccgccgccgccgccgccgccgctgcggCCCGACCACGAGGCGCGCCTCGAGGCCGCGCTGGCCGAGGAGCGCGCCGCGCGCGCCCGCGCCGAGGCCGCGCTGCGCGAGGCCGAGGCCGCCCGCGCCCACGACCACGCCGAGCTGCAGAGGGCGCGCGGCGAGGCCTTCGAGTCGGCGCGCCACGTGGAGGCGCTGGCGCGCGGCGCGCTGGCCGCCGAGCGCCGCGCCGAGCACGTGCGCCGCCTGCGCCGCGAGCTGCTCGTGCTGTCGGAGCGCGAGGCGCGGCTCACGGCCGCCGCGCAGGCCGCGCTGAAGGAGCGGCAGGCGCACGCCGGCGCGGGCGACgagcgcgccgcccgcgccgccgcgGAGCGCCTGGCGGCCGCGAAGGCGGAGGCGGAGACGGCCACGGCGCGGGCGGAGGCCGCGACGGCCCGCGCGGCGGAGCTGGAGGCGGCGCTGGCGGCGCGGGACGCGGTGGTCGCGGAGCTGAAGCGCGCCGCGCGGTCGGCGGCGGAGGAGGGCGCGGCGCGGCTGGACGCGCTGCAGGACAAGTACGCGAGCCTGCTGCGCGTGCTGCGCGCGAGCGAGCTGCGGCGGCTGGCGCGGCTGGCGGGCGAGTCGGTGCGGGCGTCGCCGCTGCCGTCGCCGGCGGGCGTCGCGGTGTCGCTGGCGGACTGCAGCCGCGTGCGGCGCCTGCTGGAGGAGGAGGAGCCGCGCGACAGTTAG
- the LOC134794865 gene encoding apoptosis-inducing factor 1, mitochondrial-like isoform X1: MLRAVSRLCCDGQALEALARRDAYKLFRSAVHTTSTAHNTHNAAAETVLTTAAASEPPAAPACPAPPTPPPPPPPPPPRRSWVALAAAVALTSSLGGVYYFSKIKDDTTKKEVKKSKPKDEQEEEEGPLYPARGAELPAHVEFLVVGGGTAAFAALRALRAARPDAALLLAGAERAPPYMRPPLSKELWRRPELAAAAADPLSLAFTQYNGKQRRLVYEPLSFYTPLEKLREGGAGAGLARGWRVTRLDLAARSARLSAPGQEPATVTFDKCLIATGSVAKRLPALAPAAAAGRALTLHSVRDVARLARVLEESGTTRVAVVGAGLLAAELAASLAERVRGSAVEVVQLCRERAPLEELLPPYLAADAARRLRAQGVTLLPDREISSCSMKEGRVHMQLRPAGGEAAGVEAELAADVVVECVGADPGVELAEPAGLELHPLLGMHMQLRPAAGVEGELAADVVVECVGADPGVELAEPAGLELHPLLGGIVVNAELQARSNVWAAGDVACFHDVTLGRRRVTHHDHAVLSGRRAAQNMAGDRQPEPYTHQSMFWSDLGPQLGYEVTTAHTHTHTDTPRDAPRPRRAVRAARRAEHGRRPPARALHAPEHVLERPGPAAGLRGNYSTHTHTHTHRHTT, translated from the exons ATGCTGCGGGCGGTGTCGCGCCTGTGCTGCGACGGCCAGGCGCTCGAGGCGCTCGCTCGCCGGGATGCCTACAAACTATTCC GCTCCGCGGTGCACACTACGTCCACGGCGCACAACACACACAACGCCGCTGCTGAG ACGGTGCTGACGACGGCGGCAGCGAGCGAGCCCCCCGCGGCGCCCGCATGCCCCGCACCGCCCACGCCGCCTcctccgccgccgccgcccccgCCGCGACGCTCGTGGGTCGCCCTAGCGGCCGCGGTGGCGCTTACCTCTTCACTTGGTGGG GTGTATTACTTCAGTAAGATAAAAGATGACACAACAAAGAAGGAAGTCAAAA AGTCAAAGCCGAAAGACGAgcaggaggaggaggagggtCCGCTATATCCGGCGAGGGGCGCGGAGTTACCGGCGCACGTAGAGTTCCTAGTGGTGGGCGGCGGCACGGCGGCGTTCGCGGCGCTGCGCGCGCTGCGGGCGGCGCGGCCCGACGCGGCGCTGCTGCTGGCGGGCGCCGAGCGCGCGCCGCCCTACATGCGGCCGCCGCTCAGCAAGGAGCTGTGGCGCCGCCCCGAgctggccgccgccgccgccgacccgCTGTCGCTCGCCTTCACGCAGTACAACGGCAAGCAGCGGCGGCTGGTGTACGAGCCGCTCTCCTTCTACACGCCGCTGGAGAAGCTGCGGGAGGGCGGCGCGGGGGCGGGGCTGGCGCGGGGCTGGCGGGTCACCCGCCTGGACCTGGCCGCGCGCAGCGCCCGCCTCAGCGCGCCCGGCCAGGAGCCCGCCACCGTCACCTTCGACAAGTGCCTCATAGCTACTG GTTCGGTGGCGAAGCGGCTGCCCGCGCtggcgccggcggcggcggcggggcgcgcGCTCACGCTGCACTCGGTGCGCGACGTCGCCAGGCTGGCGCGCGTGCTAGAGGAGTCCGGCACGACGCGCGTGGCGGTGGTGGGCGCCGGGCTGCTGGCCGCCGAGCTGGCGGCGTCGCTGGCCGAGCGCGTGCGGGGCTCGGCGGTGGAGGTGGTGCAGCTGTGCCGCGAGCGCGCGCCGCTGGAGGAGCTGCTGCCGCCGTACCTGGCGGCCGACGCGGCGCGCCGTCTCAGGGCGCAAGGCGTCACGCTACTGCCCGACC GTGAGATATCATCGTGCTCGATGAAGGAGGGGCGGGTGCACATGCAGCTACGGCCGGCGGGGGGGGAGGCGGCGGGGGTGGAGGCGGAGCTGGCGGCCGACGTGGTGGTGGAGTGCGTGGGCGCCGACCCCGGCGTGGAGCTCGCGGAGCCCGCCGGACTCGAGCTACACCCACTACTTGGTATGCACATGCAGCTGCGGCCGGCGGCGGGGGTGGAGGGGGAGCTGGCGGCCGACGTGGTGGTGGAGTGCGTGGGCGCCGACCCCGGCGTGGAGCTCGCGGAGCCCGCCGGACTCGAGCTACACCCACTACTTG GCGGTATCGTGGTGAACGCGGAGCTGCAGGCGCGCAGCAACGTGTGGGCGGCGGGCGACGTGGCGTGCTTCCACGACGTGACGCTCGGGCGGCGCCGCGTGACGCACCACGACCACGCCGTGCTGTccgggcggcgcgccgcgcAGAACATGGCCGGCGACCGCCAGCCCGAGCCCTACACGCACCAGAGCATGTTCTGGAGCGACCTGGGCCCGCAGCTGGGCTACGAGGTAACTacagcacacacacacacacacacagacacaccaCGTGACGCACCACGACCACGCCGTGCTGTccgggcggcgcgccgcgcAGAACATGGCCGGCGACCGCCAGCCCGAGCCCTACACGCACCAGAGCATGTTCTGGAGCGACCTGGGCCCGCAGCTGGGCTACGAGGTAACTacagcacacacacacacacacacacacacagacacaccaCGTGA
- the LOC134794865 gene encoding apoptosis-inducing factor 1, mitochondrial-like isoform X2: MLRAVSRLCCDGQALEALARRDAYKLFRSAVHTTSTAHNTHNAAAETVLTTAAASEPPAAPACPAPPTPPPPPPPPPPRRSWVALAAAVALTSSLGGVYYFSKIKDDTTKKEVKTESKPKDEQEEEEGPLYPARGAELPAHVEFLVVGGGTAAFAALRALRAARPDAALLLAGAERAPPYMRPPLSKELWRRPELAAAAADPLSLAFTQYNGKQRRLVYEPLSFYTPLEKLREGGAGAGLARGWRVTRLDLAARSARLSAPGQEPATVTFDKCLIATGSVAKRLPALAPAAAAGRALTLHSVRDVARLARVLEESGTTRVAVVGAGLLAAELAASLAERVRGSAVEVVQLCRERAPLEELLPPYLAADAARRLRAQGVTLLPDREISSCSMKEGRVHMQLRPAGGEAAGVEAELAADVVVECVGADPGVELAEPAGLELHPLLGMHMQLRPAAGVEGELAADVVVECVGADPGVELAEPAGLELHPLLGGIVVNAELQARSNVWAAGDVACFHDVTLGRRRVTHHDHAVLSGRRAAQNMAGDRQPEPYTHQSMFWSDLGPQLGYEAIGIVDSRLPTVGVFSSDAVSDASAAATVTETAAAAAADGTLVVEAPTPENAAPTDKRYERGVVFYLRERRVVGVLLWNLFNRMHVARQVLAQGEFEDLFEVAKLFAPHDED; this comes from the exons ATGCTGCGGGCGGTGTCGCGCCTGTGCTGCGACGGCCAGGCGCTCGAGGCGCTCGCTCGCCGGGATGCCTACAAACTATTCC GCTCCGCGGTGCACACTACGTCCACGGCGCACAACACACACAACGCCGCTGCTGAG ACGGTGCTGACGACGGCGGCAGCGAGCGAGCCCCCCGCGGCGCCCGCATGCCCCGCACCGCCCACGCCGCCTcctccgccgccgccgcccccgCCGCGACGCTCGTGGGTCGCCCTAGCGGCCGCGGTGGCGCTTACCTCTTCACTTGGTGGG GTGTATTACTTCAGTAAGATAAAAGATGACACAACAAAGAAGGAAGTCAAAA CAGAGTCAAAGCCGAAAGACGAgcaggaggaggaggagggtCCGCTATATCCGGCGAGGGGCGCGGAGTTACCGGCGCACGTAGAGTTCCTAGTGGTGGGCGGCGGCACGGCGGCGTTCGCGGCGCTGCGCGCGCTGCGGGCGGCGCGGCCCGACGCGGCGCTGCTGCTGGCGGGCGCCGAGCGCGCGCCGCCCTACATGCGGCCGCCGCTCAGCAAGGAGCTGTGGCGCCGCCCCGAgctggccgccgccgccgccgacccgCTGTCGCTCGCCTTCACGCAGTACAACGGCAAGCAGCGGCGGCTGGTGTACGAGCCGCTCTCCTTCTACACGCCGCTGGAGAAGCTGCGGGAGGGCGGCGCGGGGGCGGGGCTGGCGCGGGGCTGGCGGGTCACCCGCCTGGACCTGGCCGCGCGCAGCGCCCGCCTCAGCGCGCCCGGCCAGGAGCCCGCCACCGTCACCTTCGACAAGTGCCTCATAGCTACTG GTTCGGTGGCGAAGCGGCTGCCCGCGCtggcgccggcggcggcggcggggcgcgcGCTCACGCTGCACTCGGTGCGCGACGTCGCCAGGCTGGCGCGCGTGCTAGAGGAGTCCGGCACGACGCGCGTGGCGGTGGTGGGCGCCGGGCTGCTGGCCGCCGAGCTGGCGGCGTCGCTGGCCGAGCGCGTGCGGGGCTCGGCGGTGGAGGTGGTGCAGCTGTGCCGCGAGCGCGCGCCGCTGGAGGAGCTGCTGCCGCCGTACCTGGCGGCCGACGCGGCGCGCCGTCTCAGGGCGCAAGGCGTCACGCTACTGCCCGACC GTGAGATATCATCGTGCTCGATGAAGGAGGGGCGGGTGCACATGCAGCTACGGCCGGCGGGGGGGGAGGCGGCGGGGGTGGAGGCGGAGCTGGCGGCCGACGTGGTGGTGGAGTGCGTGGGCGCCGACCCCGGCGTGGAGCTCGCGGAGCCCGCCGGACTCGAGCTACACCCACTACTTGGTATGCACATGCAGCTGCGGCCGGCGGCGGGGGTGGAGGGGGAGCTGGCGGCCGACGTGGTGGTGGAGTGCGTGGGCGCCGACCCCGGCGTGGAGCTCGCGGAGCCCGCCGGACTCGAGCTACACCCACTACTTG GCGGTATCGTGGTGAACGCGGAGCTGCAGGCGCGCAGCAACGTGTGGGCGGCGGGCGACGTGGCGTGCTTCCACGACGTGACGCTCGGGCGGCGCCGCGTGACGCACCACGACCACGCCGTGCTGTccgggcggcgcgccgcgcAGAACATGGCCGGCGACCGCCAGCCCGAGCCCTACACGCACCAGAGCATGTTCTGGAGCGACCTGGGCCCGCAGCTGGGCTACGAG GCGATCGGCATCGTCGACTCACGGCTTCCGACAGTCGGCGTGTTTTCGTCCGACGCCGTGAGCGAcgcgtcggcggcggcgacggTCACGgagacggcggcggcggcggcggcggacgGCACGCTCGTCGTTGAAGCGCCGACGCCGGAGAACGCCGCGCCGACGGACAAGCGCTACGAGCGCGGCGTCGTGTTCTACCTGCGCGAGCGGCGCGTCGTCGGCGTGCTGCTCTGGAACCTCTTCAACCGCATGCACGTCGCCCGACAG GTGCTGGCGCAGGGCGAGTTCGAGGACCTGTTCGAGGTGGCCAAGCTGTTCGCGCCGCACGACGAGGACTAG